ttgttaacgttcgggtagactgttaacgaggatatgtcaagcataatcgaatgtctaagttaggatgtttcgaccttgtaggttctaatcagaatgcccgagaattggaattggacgaaagatagttgaTGGTGAGTCAAAAAGCTCAGAAAGGTCCCAATCAAAGGatttaagtgttgaggtcgaatccagagtgatatagtggttggacgtaaaagcctaagcggcagagttggcccagaattgatcagtagtagttgtaaagccttgtaaggcaagtacttccaaacttttcctcaagatatatcgcaattattttcgaactgtttcataaaatgtcgctcttattcaaaataactcttggttacattgcaagtgcattaacctatttacccttgaatccctgatttttcttgatcttgagccgtaagccttgttctttgtaaaccatcctttgttgatcctcagacaccaaaccacacaaatatgatactatttcccaaatgtttaactaccaaacaccaaacaccagaagaaaatggtttgaaaacaaataaacttttatactccaatcattcttagtaacatcaaagaaccatatcctgaaaaatcattactggtctgatacctgacccttgtacaaactgaaaaccgtttcttatacataccctgatatacccttgagatatccatgagttttcttacgtttttatgcaaatgtttaaccatcatcgattatgatcttgttttattgaatcatattgttatcatattgaactgcttgaggattggatagtttttttttatttatgtggaccagattcgtggtcagaccataccaatggtcaagttaggccaatgtgtgccttggatccagtaattagagcagtattgtgtgcttgctcggggttagtgcgtgactgatcaacagcctaaccttgatttttaaaacttaaaatgagtatccaattctaatgatgagttaaaaagaaacttgattcctttgaatcatctcatttgatcattgtttaatctcagttaccactattatgacttgctgagctagttagctcacccttgcgattcttttatatattttacagttgaaaagaatatggatgatagtgaagttcctcagtccaaagtgcgggctaaggttctagttgagttgaatcgagctagcagaagcttcatgcggtagagagatagtcagattgtgAGAATGATTTCCTTATcaattgtaaattaaattagttgggatttggtacgttgtaataaaggttaagattttggcttgttttcatactttaacctgttgcgatccgtggttatgtgaaacagggtcattgcaattaatattttatgtacaggtttatatattgtgaatgtgttgtggacccccaaacttctgacccgggtttggagggcgccacatatataccattatttatttatttattttttaataattgaATAAGTTGTGGTGGTAGTTTAGTAGTATAAGTAGTTTAAGTtggtagtttaacaatttagtagtttagcggatatataataCACATATTTACCTTTTTAATAACTAAGATAACTGTTGAACTAAATTATACCCCATTTCGATTATTATAGTATATTATAGATAATCGcaatttatatattaaaaaaataagaataatttatttttactattagaatttatatttaatttattttaaaacttattttgtaGTTTTTTAAATTATAAGGTATAAAAGATTTTAAGGAAAAAATTGATAATTAAAAAAGTGATCACTTTCAAAGTTACAAGTTATAACTTAATAGGTTATGTACCTTACAATTAGGTCACTTACCGAAACTAAGATGTGGTGCACTTTATAATTTATTTACGTACTGTACCAGTCTATTTTTGTCATATTTGTCGGGAAATTTTttccacttattttatttttacaattcataattatagaTATTTTTTCATATTTACCCATTAATAGTTAGTTTCAATATTtgatttttcaaaaaatataaatgtccttttttaattattatatttgaTTTTGTgcaatttaaattttttatagaccaaatttatataaaatttattaatatttgatcaattaataacataaataaaaattatatcatggaaaaatatatttaatctactttaatatgtaatttttaatttttaaaaataatataagaaaatattttattttttttatcaaatattAGTCAATTTGACCGATAAAATTATAAACGTTACAACTAAAAATGGATGAGGGGAGTATCGCTTAACATTTAATGCAATAAACAACGGCATGCATCATAACAACTTACGAAATCTAATTTTTCTTAATATGTGTAATGTTATAACTAAAAACGGCTGTACGGATTATAATATATTTGTTGAGATTGAAACTTTGTAATTGTCCATGTTTTCTCATTTTTTTAACTACTTCGTTTACTTATTATTTTCatcatttaatttaaattatttactTTACTTCTTTTGTAAGCATTAtaatttttccaagcattataATTTTTCTAAGTTTATTGTTGTTTAAATTAGTAATTgtgtaatattttaaaataatttggtTATTCTATGCTTATTATAAGAAAGTATACACTCGTTCATTTACTAACATGATACACTATTATTTATAAAGTATTTTTCATTTAAAATTTCCCACGATCTAACTCTAATCCATATATTATCTACTAAGACACATTCAGGTTATATATTTTCTTCCACCTTAGCACTGAATGGTTAGTAGGCAAGTAACGGAAATACACAATTTGAAGGATTTTTCTAACTTAAAGTACATAAATTGCATTTTTTAAAATCAGGTACACACTTTGTATTTTTGTGAAAGTTCAGTTACACATTATGCATTTTACACTAAAATTTATTTATTCAGatagtttaaattttaaaaacaattaatTGTGTGTATGTATTGAGATTATTTATTATTTactaaataaaaaaattaataatatttgGAAATTTGTATTTGAAAAAAAAACTTTTATCTTTTGTGATAAACCTTATGACATTTCATAGTAGATTTTAAAGTTACTGTTTGAATATCTTTTTTTGCTAAATCATTGTGACTCTATTCAAAATTACTCATgtaaatgagatttaattaaattacttaaacaaataaaaaaaatactcCACATAACTACGTAAGTACATAGTATTATTTTATTGCATTAAGGAGATGTTTGGCAACATGAAACAAAGAAAGGGATGTACATGTTGAATATTGGTGTCTTATGACTAAAACTAGAATTAGAAAACAATCAAAATCAGACATCAGACATCCTTTAAATACATTAATGGCCAATGTTTCTATTTCAGTAACTAAAGGAGGCTAGAAGTTCGTGTATGTGTATATACTAAGATCTGTATCCTCTCTGTATGAGCTTGCTTGAAAAGAATAATTTGTAGATACATTTCTTTACTCTTCCTATCCTACTTCAATTCAAAAAAAAAGGATCAAACAAAGATGGTAATTCTGCAAACTAACTAAATGGTCAATGGGAATTATGACTGATCACTCCGTAATCGAATGAAGATTAGTATCAGAACTTTTTTAGACTTCCTAATTCACATGTTTGCTTTTTGTTGCTCGTCGAACATAAGTTTCAGCTGCTTTCCTTGTTCTTCAATCCTCAGCTGCAGGTTTCGTTGGATCTGTATGAAACAAATGCGCGTAAATATAGTGAGCCTTTTAAGGAAAAGGATTATGCAAGAAAATATATACCTCTAGTTGCTCATGAAGACTCTTTTGGACGTCTAGTTGCAACTTCAACGCTTCTTTGAGTTGCAGACCACTGCACAAAATGCTGTGTATTAATGTGAACATCATCCAGTGTGTAATAAGAAAATAGCAATAGCTCAAAGACTGAGGTATATTTTAAGCTACACAACAGAATGAATATATTTACGTCTGTATGTCAATTTGTTGCTCTGGATCATTTCTGTTAGTGATGTTCTCAGACTTCTCTGCAGTAGATGAAAAAGAAGAATGTGTTACTAATTTTTGAGAGAGATCGTAAAACTGGGCTCATTAAAAACCTGTCTATGCATATCAGATAACATATTTTGCTTTGGCCTCTGTAAGTTTTAGCATTGACAACATCTTCCAAAGCTTACCCTCCGCGGAGTTTGCCATATACTTTGCATTTCGATATTTCTACAGAACAGATGAATACCaaattgaaaaaaattatttatatactCAATACTGAATACCAAAACACGACACACTTATATTAATATTACTATTAGTACCTGTAAATGACTTTTCACATGATAGATGGTCAATCCTTCACAGTCCATCAGCCTCAGTATTGCCTTTGGTGTTGCCTCTAATGTTGACACCATAAAAACAATCGATAAACACCAGCACAATCGAGAGAGAAATGCTTCATAACGTATCAAAAGGACTTACTTTCAGCACCACCAAGACGATTTACACTGTCTACAAACCGATCATGAAGTTTTTGACTCCATCTGATTCGCGTCTTATTTGATGAAGAAGCCGCAGAATTACAAGTTGTTACAGATTGCCTCATATGTTCAAGTTGATTAGCATACAAGTTGTTCGAGATCTAGAAGGAAATAAGCATTCTTGATCAGAAAAAAATACTTGTTAAATAACAATAACAATTTCAAGTACCAAAGATAAACTTAATACAACTTACACTAATATCACTATTTCCACTGAAAGGTATTGATACCTGCCTCCTATTATCTGGAGAATCGAAATTCCCAAGCAACTTTCTTTTTAGCTGCAAAAGCTGGTCTCTCTCAGAATAAGATTTCTGATGATCAAACCTGTACTGATAGTTACAAGAGTCACCTTGCCAACGGTTGGTTTGTTCCAAGGATTCAGAACAGAACCCGTTTTCCGACTGCTGCTGATACGAGGTCATCTGAGCATCATAATTCGAGGATATTTCAGGAGAAAAAGTGGAACTACCAACTTGATAATTAACCTGTGGAAAACCCATGCATATTTCGGTTGCGTAAAAAGCAGAAGTTGGTGAACCAGTATAGCTCATTATTGTGCTGGATGAATTAGCCTGATCAATTAAGCTCTGGCTGTGTGTTCCTGCTTCAAGAACTCCCCTGTGATAAGCCTTTTTATGCGCAACAATTTGTTCTAATTCAtaatcatatacatccaactcATGATTTTGTTGACTCCTCTGTTGCCAACCAATGTTGTGGCTATTCATTAGCATATGATCCAAATGAACCAAAGATATGGCAGCCAAGTGATTTGAGTCACTTTTAACTTCCAAACTGCATAATATTCAAAAGTTCCTCACTGAAATATATAAAGGGAAAGATGCATTTATTTGAATGAAAAGTTCTTTTTCCCTTCCTTCTATATAAAGAGAGTACACATAAACATACAAACTACATTGACATAATAATATATAAGATTATTGAATATGTCAACAATTGCCACGCAGCCCTTTTTTTATTCTAATCATTGGATTGTAGATTGGGATGAAAATACAATATCTTTTGACAAATCCAAAGCTGAAAATATATTTCCAGCTGAAagagaaaattataaaaaaaattctgacaatGGAAAGTAAAATGGAATATGAATAGTATAAGTAGGCGTGACAAAGTTGTCAATTGCATGAATTAATTGGAGAATATATATACTGAGAATATGCAACTTAATAATAATACATATGGGATGCTGGTATATATTCACTAGTCTGATACTTGTGAAATTTTAAACAGATTATGATCACTTTCTCACTCAGAATGGTGACTGCCATGATTTCTGCTAATATTCTACCTGCATGCTTATCACTGCTGCATTAATGCGAATATCTCGAATATATTAGTTAATGGATCAACAGAAATTTTCCCAAAAAAGGACTATGGTTGGACTCCAGACATGTCTGATTTGAGCTTCAGAACAAAAACACACACAGAATTGCACCATCATCTCCACAGCAATACAATAATTTGATATTCCTACATATCTTTAATCTGTGATTGCAGTTATTAAAATGACAGGAAGATATATTTTAAACAAGTGTTGGAAATAACTAATATAGACAATAAGGAGCAATGTTCAATGTATGGAAAATTTGCCAATGTCAGCCTcaaaaccaaatttaaaattATCACCTAAAGTCCCTTTTTATGGCATCTTGGGGGAAATGAGCAATGTTATTTGCCAATCTGAGtcccaaaacataatttaaattatcgtgtaaaatcatataactcataTGTGCAAGTCCCTTTCTATGACATCTTGGGGCAATTCGACTTCATATTAATATTATCTTTTAGAATACCATATTACGtgttttaaaaaaatatacatGTAAGAGACATGCCTAGGAGATAACCTGCAACGTAGAGATGTGTAAAACCATGCTAACGTGCAAATGCTACATATTTGTAAATTGGGTATTCATAGTGGTAAAAAGTCGGGTTCTTAAACGACTTGTTCTGGGATAAAATCTGTCAAAATATGCCATTTTAGTCTGtctttttttttaaacttatatttaAATCTGTGATTGGCATTAGAGGAAGAAACATATGAACAAGTTAAACTGAACAGTGTTTGGGATTAATTAAACGCGGCGGAAAGACCATGATTAGACTTGGGTATAATAGATAAATTACATAGTTTTCTTGATGAATCGATAACAACTGGAGCTACAATTTCAAATGGATGTATGTTACAAGTAGAATAGACGAAAAAGAACAAGGGGAAGAATATGAAGGACAAGTAGAAAATATTGATCATTACAAGTAGAAAATATTGATCATTATCCGACATAATTTAAAGATGCAAAAGTTAACATTTTTGTTCTTATATGTTGCTCCTGTCTTTGTTGGTGTTGGTTGGACGCTTTCAAAATACCGACCCTTAGGAGCTTCGAAAGAACAGGGGCAGTTGGCACTACTTATGCACCAGATGTCATGACTCAGTTTCAGCTCAGAATACTTATCTGATgatatattataaatttataaaattcaaGAGAATCATTGTCTGATCTTTATGTTCTTTTAACAAAGTTAGCCAGCTAGATAGGTTCGTTTTCTATTTTGTCATATGAACTTAGATTTCGGATCAAGATCTACTTATTCACCTGCTTAAAAGTATTACTGCTTAAGATCCATGTATTTACTTCTGCCAAAAATCTTATTATCAAGGTATGAAACGCATGTTTAGGAATGAAACCTCCTACTACAGCATTCTCGAACGGGACAGCATTTATTTATTCTGTTTTTTGTTTGTAATGAATATGTACTTTGGTGGGTATTCATGTTAAATAAGATCATTAGTCTTCCAATATGGTAATTAATATTTTCACTAAAAGAATGCTATGTCAGTCTTCTGCAATGTCCTAGTTCTCAATTTGAGGTCTCCAGGCTCTGTAAATCTCAAAAAAATTCTAGCAAACTCCGCAACCCAAAATCTACTAAAACAAAAAGTGGACTGTTTAGGTAGAAGGTACCTTTGATGGCTGCTGCTAGTACAAACATGGAAATATCAAACAGGTATACATATCCCATATGGCTCTGCTTGGCATTTGGGTGAGATAAGATCTGTTGCCTGTTGGTACAAGACCATGTACAGAAGCATTAAGCCTTTAACCCACTTGTGTTATCATTCTTTTCGCATCTATTTATTACGGGgtatttaatttgaattttaaataatctTTTAAAATCTGAAGGTATTCAAACATGATTGGAAAAAATCTTCTAAAATCTGAGTGTATTCAATTTAGAATTTAAAAAGTCAATCAA
The sequence above is drawn from the Apium graveolens cultivar Ventura chromosome 2, ASM990537v1, whole genome shotgun sequence genome and encodes:
- the LOC141707767 gene encoding uncharacterized protein LOC141707767 isoform X3, with product MLMNSHNIGWQQRSQQNHELDVYDYELEQIVAHKKAYHRGVLEAGTHSQSLIDQANSSSTIMSYTGSPTSAFYATEICMGFPQVNYQVGSSTFSPEISSNYDAQMTSYQQQSENGFCSESLEQTNRWQGDSCNYQYRFDHQKSYSERDQLLQLKRKLLGNFDSPDNRRQVSIPFSGNSDISISNNLYANQLEHMRQSVTTCNSAASSSNKTRIRWSQKLHDRFVDSVNRLGGAEKATPKAILRLMDCEGLTIYHVKSHLQRSLRTSLTEMIQSNKLTYRLVCNSKKR
- the LOC141707767 gene encoding myb family transcription factor RLI1-like isoform X2, producing MLMNSHNIGWQQRSQQNHELDVYDYELEQIVAHKKAYHRGVLEAGTHSQSLIDQANSSSTIMSYTGSPTSAFYATEICMGFPQVNYQVGSSTFSPEISSNYDAQMTSYQQQSENGFCSESLEQTNRWQGDSCNYQYRFDHQKSYSERDQLLQLKRKLLGNFDSPDNRRQISNNLYANQLEHMRQSVTTCNSAASSSNKTRIRWSQKLHDRFVDSVNRLGGAEKATPKAILRLMDCEGLTIYHVKSHLQKYRNAKYMANSAEEKSENITNRNDPEQQIDIQTGLQLKEALKLQLDVQKSLHEQLEIQRNLQLRIEEQGKQLKLMFDEQQKANM
- the LOC141707767 gene encoding protein PHR1-LIKE 1-like isoform X1, producing the protein MLMNSHNIGWQQRSQQNHELDVYDYELEQIVAHKKAYHRGVLEAGTHSQSLIDQANSSSTIMSYTGSPTSAFYATEICMGFPQVNYQVGSSTFSPEISSNYDAQMTSYQQQSENGFCSESLEQTNRWQGDSCNYQYRFDHQKSYSERDQLLQLKRKLLGNFDSPDNRRQVSIPFSGNSDISISNNLYANQLEHMRQSVTTCNSAASSSNKTRIRWSQKLHDRFVDSVNRLGGAEKATPKAILRLMDCEGLTIYHVKSHLQKYRNAKYMANSAEEKSENITNRNDPEQQIDIQTGLQLKEALKLQLDVQKSLHEQLEIQRNLQLRIEEQGKQLKLMFDEQQKANM